The window TGCGCGTATGGCGGAATTGGCAGACGCACTAGACTTAGGATCTAGCGGGTGACCGTGGGGGTTCAAGTCCCTCTACGCGCATCAAATCCTCAGCAGTATTTATACTCCTGAGGTACCCATGCGGAAGTGGCTCAGCGGTAGAGCATCGCCTTGCCAAGGCGAGGGTCGCGGGTTCGATCCCCGTCTTCCGCTCCATTTAATTAAGCGCCCTTAGCTCAGCTGGATAGAGTATTTGACTACGAATCAAAAGGTCGGGAGTTCGAATCTCTCAGGGCGCGCCATCTTTCATATGTTATTACCTTATCGGGACGTAGCTCAGCTTGGTAGAGCACCTGCTTTGGGAGCAGGGGGTCGCATGTTCAAATCGTGTCGTCCCGATAGACACGCGGGCGTAGTTTAATGGTAGAACTTCAGCCTTCCAAGCTGATCGCGCGGGTTCGATTCCCGCCGCCCGCTTTCAGAAAAAAAGATCACCTTCGGGTGGTCTTTTTTCATTTGAAGTGGAATATAAAGAACTCATCGAATTGGAATGAGGAGAACTAACAGGGGCTCGTTCTGTGAATTTGTATAGGTTGCAAATGACGTAATACATAAATTACCACGCTCTAGCGTGGCTTTTTTTTATTTTAATACTATGTGCCGAGGGCGGATTGTGGTAAAATATTCTGAAATGAGTTTTTATAGCATCTGGCTTTTGTAGAGAGAAGCATTAATGCAACATAGTGAATAGATGAGGTGGAGAGTTATGTTAGAGAATGATATTGTCCTTCAGAAGCAAGCAACGAATAACCTGCTGCGCAGGGACGTACGCTTCTTGGGCCACATACTAGGTGAAGTTCTGGTTCATCAAGGCGGGAATGATCTGCTTGATGTTGTCGAGAGAATTCGTGAGATGAGTAAGTCTTTAAGAGCACACTATGTAATTGAGATATATGATGAATTCAAGAAAACGATCTCTTCCTTGGATCCGGAAATTCGTCATCAAGTGATTCGCGCATTCGCTATTTACTTCCAACTTGTTAATATTGCTGAGCAGAACCACCGGATCCGTCGTAAAAGAGATTACGAGCGTTCCTCCGGTGAATCCGTGCAGCCAGGTTCCATAGAGAGTATTGTGCAAGAGTTAAAGAACAATCATATTCCTTATGCAGAGGTTCAAGAAATTCTGAAAGCTATCTCTTTGGAACTAGTAATGACAGCACATCCGACAGAAGCTATGCGTAGAGCTGTGCTTGATATTAATCTGCGCATTTCCGAAGATATGATGAAACTCGATAACCCTATGCTGACTTATCGCGAGCGTGAGCAATTGCGTGAGAAGCTTCTTGGAGAGGTTCTTAATCTTTGGCAGACGGACGAGCTTCGTGATCGGAAACCAACGGTTATTGATGAAGTTCGTAATGGTATGTATTATTTTGACGAAACTTTATTTGATGTACTTCCAGAGATCTATCATGAGCTTGAGCGTTGTTTAAATAAATATTACCCACAAGACTCATGGCACGTGCCGTCATTCTTAAAATTCGGCTCATGGATTGGTGGAGACCGTGACGGTAACCCATCGGTCAGAGCGAATGTAACTTGGGAAACACTAGGTTTGCATCGTCAACTGGCTTTGCAGAAGTATGAAGAAGTTCTCAAAGAAACACTTGAGCATATGAGCTTTAGTAAAAGCATTGTGAACGTTAGTGACGATCTAATTGAATCTATTCAATGTGACCGTGAGGCTATGGGAAATATACAGGACGTTTGGCGTAATGAGAAGGAACCATATCGCATTAAGACGACTTATATGATTGAGAAGGTTCATAACACTGGCAATCCGAATGTTCCTACAAGCCAGAAATACAACAATCCCGAAGAGTTTATTAGTGATTTGAAAATCATCGAGGTTAGCTTGAGGATGCATTTTGCTGACTATGTAGCTGATAAATATATTAAAAAGCTTATTCGTCAGGTTGAGCTGTTCGGCTTCCACTTGGCTGCACTGGATATCAGACAGCACAGTAAAGAACATGAGAACGCGATGACTGAGGTTTTGGCGAAAATGGGCATCACGAGTGATTACAGTAAGCTATCGGAAGAGGAGAAAATCAGTCTCTTAACGGATGTACTGAATGATCCAAGACCAATTACATCTACGTATTTAGATTACTCTGAAAGCACACAAGAGTGTATAGATGTTTATCGTACTGTGGGCAAAGCACAGAAGGAATTCGGTCGCAACTGTATTAATAGTTATCTCATCAGTATGACGCAAGGAGCAAGTGACCTCTTGGAGGTTGTAGTCTTTGCGAAAGAGGCTGGATTATATCGCAAAGAGAGCGATGGCAGCGTGACAAGTACGCTTCAGTCAGTACCTCTTTTTGAGACGAT is drawn from Paenibacillus sp. V4I7 and contains these coding sequences:
- the ppc gene encoding phosphoenolpyruvate carboxylase, with amino-acid sequence MLENDIVLQKQATNNLLRRDVRFLGHILGEVLVHQGGNDLLDVVERIREMSKSLRAHYVIEIYDEFKKTISSLDPEIRHQVIRAFAIYFQLVNIAEQNHRIRRKRDYERSSGESVQPGSIESIVQELKNNHIPYAEVQEILKAISLELVMTAHPTEAMRRAVLDINLRISEDMMKLDNPMLTYREREQLREKLLGEVLNLWQTDELRDRKPTVIDEVRNGMYYFDETLFDVLPEIYHELERCLNKYYPQDSWHVPSFLKFGSWIGGDRDGNPSVRANVTWETLGLHRQLALQKYEEVLKETLEHMSFSKSIVNVSDDLIESIQCDREAMGNIQDVWRNEKEPYRIKTTYMIEKVHNTGNPNVPTSQKYNNPEEFISDLKIIEVSLRMHFADYVADKYIKKLIRQVELFGFHLAALDIRQHSKEHENAMTEVLAKMGITSDYSKLSEEEKISLLTDVLNDPRPITSTYLDYSESTQECIDVYRTVGKAQKEFGRNCINSYLISMTQGASDLLEVVVFAKEAGLYRKESDGSVTSTLQSVPLFETIDDLHAAPGIMSTLLAIPAYKASLDPVTQLHEIMLGYSDSNKDGGVITANWELRMALQDITEAAKQYGVKLKFFHGRGGALGRGGMPLNRSILAQPVETLGGGIKITEQGEVLSSRYSLQGIAYRSLEQATFALITASKLSRSPQRNPLEDKWENIMRGISEQAQTKYQDLIFRDEDFLTFFKESTPLPEIGELNIGSRPSKRKNSDKFEDLRAIPWVFSWTQTRYLLPAWYAAGSGLQSFYQGKAANLETLKEMYENWSFFQTMIDNLQMALAKADLQIAKEYGNLVKESAIAERIFNLIREEYELTSSIILQITGQQEILDNVPVIQESIRLRNPYVDPLSYMQVELLTELRALRENNEDDAILLREVLLTINGIAAGLRNTG